Proteins encoded together in one Ciona intestinalis chromosome 1, KH, whole genome shotgun sequence window:
- the LOC100183320 gene encoding poly(U)-binding-splicing factor PUF60-like, producing MKLCCFLTETGHTFSVELKQISKIMNPLLAQMIPQTLPPLTTSQRAALERAKKYAMEQSIQDVLLKQTIQHQQQQMTSMQGAAQKQRALAIMCRVYVGSIYYDIAQSMVQEAFTPFGPIKSMDMSFDPITGKHKGYCFIDYEIPEAAHLAAEQMMIAQLGGRTIKVGRPSNIGQAQPIIDQLASESNNYNRIYVASIHPDLEESDLRSVFQAFGKILSCQMDRDFVTRRHRGYAFIEYELKQSCQDAVASMNMFDLGGQYLRVGQAITPPNTHFDLLSAPGAGNSTLPPAAALAAAAATSKIMAQEAANPLLAARKAAAGLVPGIQGPALLKQPTAVFAANQPGVVTGVTPAGGASYFFQQQQNNMNRLNSQVNGKDLLPTGAQTLSQQEAGLNISGSSQRHLVMQKLMRKEESQVMVMRNMVTVEDLDEDLEAEVTEECGKFGSVERVVIYQEKQGEEENAEVIVKIFVEFSNLAECEKAVMALNNRWFGGNKVTATHYSYQRYSANDLTG from the exons ATgaaattatgttgttttctGACCGAAACAGGACACACTTTTTCTGTAGAGCTAAAACAAATTAGCAAAATCATGAACCCACTGTTAGCACAGATGATACCCCAAACGTTACCGCCATTAACTACGAGCCAACGTGCAGCTTTGGAGCgg GCTAAAAAGTACGCAATGGAACAAAGTATTCAggatgttttattaaaacaaacaattcagcaccaacaacaacagatgACAAGCATGCAG GGGGCAGCGCAAAAGCAAAGAGCATTAGCCATTATGTGCAGAGTGTATGTTGGTTCTATATATTATGATATTGCACAAAGTATGGTTCAAGAAGCATTCACACCTTTTGGACCAATTAAAAGCATGGATATGTCATTTGATCCAATTACTGGAAAACACAAG GGGTATTGTTTCATTGATTACGAAATACCTGAAGCCGCACATTTGGCTGCTGAGCAAATGATGATCGCCCAGCTTGGTG GTCGAACAATAAAAGTTGGCAGGCCAAGCAATATTGGGCAAGCTCAGCCCATAATTGATCAACTTGCAAGTgaatcaaataattataacag AATATATGTCGCATCTATTCATCCTGACTTAGAAGAAAGTGATTTACGTTCGGTGTTCCAAGCGTTTGGGAAAATCCTTTCGTGCCAGATGGACAGGGATTTCGTGACTAGGAGACACAGGGGATATGCTTTTATTG AGTATGAGTTGAAACAGTCGTGCCAAGATGCGGTTGCAAGCATGAATATGTTTGATCTAGGAGGACAATACCTTAGAGTTGGGCAAGCCATCACTCCTCCAAATACACACTTTGACTTG CTTTCAGCACCCGGGGCAGGAAATTCCACTTTACCACCAGCGGCTGCATTAGCTGCTGCTGCAGCCACTTCTAAGATAATGGCTCAAGAAGCTGCAAACCCGCTACTTGCAGCAAGGAAAGCAGCCGCGGGTTTAGTTCCAG GCATCCAAGGACCAGCGTTACTTAAACAACCAACTGCTGTATTTGCTGCCAATCAACCAGGAGTGGTAACAG GAGTTACCCCAGCGGGGGGCGCCAGCTACTTtttccaacaacaacaaaacaacatgaatCGACTGAACTCACag GTTAATGGAAAAGATCTTCTACCAACTGGTGCGCAGACACTTAGTCAGCAAGAAGCAGGCTTGAATATTTCAGGAAGTTCTCAACGTCACCTCGTCATGCAGAAGTTAATGAGGAAGGAAGAG AGTCAGGTGATGGTGATGCGGAACATGGTGACGGTGGAAGACCTCGATGAAGATTTGGAAGCGGAAGTAACAGAGGAATGTGGGAAGTTCGGAAGCGTGGAACGGGTCGTGATTTATCAAGAAAAACAG GGCGAAGAAGAAAACGCAGAAGTTatcgttaaaatatttgtcgAGTTTTCCAACCTTGCTGAATGTGAGAAAGCTGTTATGGCTCTTAACAACCGATGGTTTGGTGGCAATAAAGTGACTGCCACACATTATTCCTACCAACGATATTCTGCTAATGATCTAACTGGCTGA
- the LOC100177815 gene encoding elongin-C-like, translating into MAEDKQEEDYGGCEGADSMYVRLVSSDGHKFIVKRDYALTSGTIKSMLSGPGQFAENETNEVTFREIPSHVLAKVCQYFIYKVRYTNSSTEIPEFCITPEIALELLMAANFLDC; encoded by the exons AAGAAGATTATGGTGGATGTGAAGGAGCAGACTCGATGTACGTTCGTCTTGTTTCATCTGACGGCCACAAGTTTATTGTAAAGCGAGATTATGCACTGACCTCTGGAACTATCAAATCAATGTTGAGCGGCCCAGGACAGTTTGcagaaaatgaaacaaacgAAGTGACTTTTAGAGAAATACC GTCCCATGTGCTTGCTAAGGTGTGCCAGTATTTCATCTACAAAGTCAGATACACTAACAGCTCAACTGAGATTCCAGAGTTTTGCATCACCCCTGAGATTGCCCTGGAGTTGCTGATGGCGGCAAATTTTCTAGACTGTTAA